In Drosophila subpulchrella strain 33 F10 #4 breed RU33 chromosome X, RU_Dsub_v1.1 Primary Assembly, whole genome shotgun sequence, the DNA window AAATGTGTTcactaaaaaaatgttattaaattgtaatattataaatacaaagTAGTTTCGTACATATTACTATTCTTTTCAAATTAGATTGCTTGGTAAACCCGAATTATATGAAGAATCCAAGCGTATTTAAGAACCACAGAATgataaaaacaaacttttgCTCTAGACTAACTGAATTCTGAAAATATATAGAATATTTTCATGGTTTTGCGTTTGAGATTTAactaaaaatttcaaaatctttgacttatattgtttttttccTATGTAAGTGCAACGGATAGAGAGGTAGTTTTGAGAGGAGGGGAAAGGGACAGTCGTCCCTTGATAAGAGATTAGCTCAGCTATCTGCCTGTGTATGTGTATGGCTTTCGGACGTTACAAGCCAGCAAAGCCACACTCTCTCTTTTTACCCCTCTCTTTCTCCGGCAGTGTTGCCTCAATTCCAGAGGGAAATTTGTTTATAACGGAATCAAGTTTTGTATATACACTTGCCAAAGTTCTTGGTAAATCTACTTCAATAATAACAAGGTAAATTCACACCATACAGCACAAAAAGGCGCGTATTGAATAGCAAATACTCCACAGAACTAGGAAAAGTTTTAAATTCGCTAGTATTGCACATTAAACAAAAAGCACTCGACAAAAATGGCTGTTGTTGCACTTCCGCCTTCAAAATGGCTGGAAAATCCAGCCCCAAAATGGCCTAACTGCCAGCACTgctgttgtgtgtgtgtgtgtgtgggtgctAGTGTGTGGGTGCCAGTGTGCGGGTGTTTGTGTGCGTGAGTGTTGGTGAAAAATCAATAAGCAGAGCAGCCGCATCGCATCGCGGAAATCACGGATATCCCTCGCCTTGGCCATGTCCCCTGCAGGATTCAGTGCAGCAGGACCTGCTGGTCAGGCACCAGGTGGCAGTGCCACAATCAGGAGATCCAGCTGCCCTCCTCGAAACCGCTCTCCCGAATTACCGTTAGAGGTGCAGGCGTGGAAAACACAAGCGTCGCCGGTTGTCAAAGAAGGAGTTTCGAGCAGGAGCTGAGCGGAGTTCAAGCTCCTGGACACACTGGAGCAGCTGAATCCGGTTATGGGCAATGAGAGGATGAACGTTGGCGAGGATCCCAATCACATCCCGTTCGCGAAACGCCACAGATGCGGCACGGAACGGCACAAACAGCACACACACAGTCGCTGCGACACACACGGCGGATGGCTGGGAAACGTGGCTGCCTCCAATCCCGAGCTGCGTCCAACTGGCGTCCGCATTTGACGCAAGCTCGGCGCTCGTCTGCCCCACTCCGCCCACACGCCACTCGCCCCTCGTTTTCCGACCGCATCCATCAGCAAGGGTTGCCAAGTGAGCGCCAAGTGCCAAGTGCCGAGCACCGAGCATGCGCCAACTTTTCCGAGGGGTTGGGTAGTTCGTCGGTTTTCCCGGCCAGCAGCTCATTCAAATTGCCCGCCATTGGTCGGTAGCTAGTTTTCCAGTTTTACTCATTCAACGCAAAATCAACCgatatattttaaacatatgcAGGTATATTCAAAAATAATGCTTCAAAacctttatttttatatttatgtatgtattatttattatatctttatattatattatatatttctttttatattAACTTTCTTGTCCAACTAGAGAGTCATTATAACCAAGTACTGAGTACTGACATCCAAACTATCAGCTAAATATCCAGCATATTCTATAGAAATCAAAAGTTcatcgctttggatatgacCACACATATTTATTTCTTACATTCATATTCGCTGGAGGTCTTACAATACGTATTTTGTACAGTGGAACGGCTGCCAACGGGTTCTGGTCGGTCCACTCTCTACCTCTCTGTCTCTTTCTTCGAAACGTGTCACCTCGCTCGCTTTCAAGTGTGTGGGCGGGCGGGCGGTTGGACCGACGGGACCTGGGATCCGGTATCCGAATTGCTGGCGCCCGCCCCAAATGAAGTCGGTTAGTATATACACGGACCGAAGCAACTTATGTACACGGAACAGATTTCACAAAAACACGCTAAAAGCATTCTTAAATTACGGGCTTGTTCCACCCCAGCGATGCAGGGTCCAGATCGCCAGGAGTTTTACTCCGCAAGGCGATGGCTCCGCGTCTGCATTTGCTGGGGATTGGTCTCGTTTTGATTAATATATCGCTATCTCATTTATCGTTCTGAGTCTGGCCAGGATCGAGCTGCTCCTTCTCCCCGTAGCAGCGCCGCTTGAAATCGCCGAAGAGATCGGGACGCGGCTGAAGACCCTGCTGCAGGTGATCTACGCTCACCGTCTGTGTGGTGTTCCTAGAAGATTGAAGTTCGTTAGAAATGTATCGCATTTGAGAACACCTTATTCCCATTCATCCTCACCTGGTTTTGGTGAGCACCGTGCAACCGTGCTCCACCGCCATGGTCAACGAGTAGAGCGTGGCCAGGTTGCATATGCTGTCGGGCTCATGGAGCTCGATGTCGGCTGCCAGCCGGATCTGCGTCTGTTGCGGATCCTGCAGAAATCGGGCGATGCGCTCATTAACGCTCATCTTGATGCTGAATCCCGGTCGCTCCCCGTTGATGCGGCGACAGCCGGCACGGATTTCGCGCACCTCCTGCCCGTGAGCCTGGCCTGGCGGCGATGAGGAAAGGAAGGGATTCGAAGTTTCGCCGGACATCTCGCTCTCGATTTGACGGGAAACGGGCATGGTACCATCGGCGTTCGTTTCCATCTCCGAACCGGCATTCAAAATCTCGATGGGTTCAGAGACACTGGCCGGTTGGAAGCGGGATAGATCCTGCAAAGATTCTGGCAGCTGGGCTGGAGACTTCGGTGTCGGTTCCATTCCCACCGCACCCGCCTCGGTCCCGGACATCAGAGTGTCGTCTTCGCCAATTGTATCATCTGAGCGAATTTGAGGCAGTAGTGACTTCTTGGTGAGCTTCCTCTTCGGATCGTACCTGGCACCGGGTCCGAATTCGTTGCCCGGCCAGTCGGTGAGTTCGTCGTCGCCCTCGCGGTCGGTGTCGTGCCGGCGATGGCCACCGACCTCCGCCTCGCTGTCTGAGGAGGAGCTCAGGGAACTGGAGCTCAGGAAGTCGTAGAGTTCGCTGCAGTCCATGGACTGAGCCTGGAACTGGAGTGGCGGCTGTGGAAGCGTTTGGAAGCGGCGACGGCGGTGCGCCTTGGAGGAGCTGCTATGTACGGGCACCTGCCCGTGGGTCTTCTTGCGCATCGGCGGAGCTGCTGGTAGTGTGCTCAGCAGCAAGGCATCAATATCCGTCACAGGCACTATGGTATCCATCCTGAAGGAGTTCAGGTTGGCGGAAGTGGCCTCGCCACTTGGCGGGGGCAGTTTCTTGGCCACATTCGTCTGATCGGGCAGCTCCTCCATCTCCTGGCCCGCGCCACCTGTCCCCCCTGGCTGGTGGCTTTTCAAGTCCATGTCCTTGTTCTCAGTCTTTTGGGTGGGCGTGGCCTGCTGTCCCTGGGCAGCCATGCGGTTGATCTTCGAGAGCAGCCCCTTGTTTAGCGGCAGCAGGCGGTCGCTGAGTGGCTTCGATGTGGAGGAGTAGCTGCGCGGGCGCATCCTCTGCTGGtgatggtgctgctgctgcaggtgCGGCTCGTCCAGTTGCGAGTGTGGCGAGGCGTACAGCTTGACCGAATCCTGCTCGTGGTAGCGATCGCGGTTGGAGCGCTTGCGTTTGCCGCAGAAGAACAAATGTGAACGGTGTCCAGTGGGGTCCGCCTTGAGCAATCGCTTGCGTATGGTTCCGGTGGCGGTGCCGCTGCCACTCAGCAGGCCGGGCTGCAGCGGCGACTCAGTGAATGTGTGCGGCGTGTCCTTGCTGAACTCGAACTCCATGGACATGCGCTTGATCTTGCGCTTCCTCCGCGAGTTGGGCTTGTAGAATCTGTGGGTTGGCCAGAAGGTTTAGGGACGGACTCTCGCGCGAAGAGGACGGGCAATCTCACCTGGCTGGACTGAAGGTGGTCTCGTTAAGCGAGTCCGACTCCAGGGCGCCCATGCGTCCGGGCAAAGCCAGTGGCAGACGCAGAGGCAGCATCGCCTCCGCCTTCTCGTCCGAGTCGCTGGCAGGCAACTTCATGTTGTGCGTGTCCAATCCGTCCAC includes these proteins:
- the LOC119557485 gene encoding uncharacterized protein LOC119557485 — protein: MDQFSHDLTLALDLTLMDRASGVGRWGSRRRTRSTGNLPCAPQPTEDSSSSPTDALNQGHHHHGHHGHHHHHHQHNNPSANVDGLDTHNMKLPASDSDEKAEAMLPLRLPLALPGRMGALESDSLNETTFSPARFYKPNSRRKRKIKRMSMEFEFSKDTPHTFTESPLQPGLLSGSGTATGTIRKRLLKADPTGHRSHLFFCGKRKRSNRDRYHEQDSVKLYASPHSQLDEPHLQQQHHHQQRMRPRSYSSTSKPLSDRLLPLNKGLLSKINRMAAQGQQATPTQKTENKDMDLKSHQPGGTGGAGQEMEELPDQTNVAKKLPPPSGEATSANLNSFRMDTIVPVTDIDALLLSTLPAAPPMRKKTHGQVPVHSSSSKAHRRRRFQTLPQPPLQFQAQSMDCSELYDFLSSSSLSSSSDSEAEVGGHRRHDTDREGDDELTDWPGNEFGPGARYDPKRKLTKKSLLPQIRSDDTIGEDDTLMSGTEAGAVGMEPTPKSPAQLPESLQDLSRFQPASVSEPIEILNAGSEMETNADGTMPVSRQIESEMSGETSNPFLSSSPPGQAHGQEVREIRAGCRRINGERPGFSIKMSVNERIARFLQDPQQTQIRLAADIELHEPDSICNLATLYSLTMAVEHGCTVLTKTRNTTQTVSVDHLQQGLQPRPDLFGDFKRRCYGEKEQLDPGQTQNDK